The Ornithinibacillus sp. 4-3 region CCTACTGTTGCTACAAGGAAATATAATATATTTACCGTCACGGCAACAACTAGCCAACCTAAATATAAAGAAATTGGATAATGGTACCAATTGGATATTTCAATTCGACGCTGTAATAAGTAGAGAAAGAACACACTAGCCAAATGTAACACGAGAATAATTGCCGCTACTCCAAAGAATAAATAATGCCAAGCAATTAACCAAGCGATATTCCAAAAACAAGTTACAACAAAGGTCCAAACAATGGTTGGAGTAATTTGTTGTTTTCTCATTGTAAAAGTGAGTAGCCAAATAAGTAGTCCAAGATAGATTACTGTCCAAATACTAAAGGTATAGCTTGCCGGAGTTAAGTAAATCTCATGTAAATCAGATACCTCACCAGTCGTATACCCATTTAATTGGAATACATTCACAAAAATATTAATGCCGATCATAATAGCAAAAGCAACATATACAATGATTTGATTACGAGTTATTTCATTCATTGCTTCACCTCTTTTTGCTAATATACCCGAAAACAAAAGGGAAAAAACATTCCATACCTTATTTTTCAAATTAAAACCTTGGTGATAGTAAACATCCTCTATTCGTATAATTGCCATGAGTAACTTATTCCATTCATACTTATTCCATAAACGCTTGTGAATAATTTACAACACCTTTTACTCCTTTAAGTGCCTTCTCGTGTAATTCCAATGCCATAAATGCTTCATCAGGTACTGGGTAAGGTGCTTTGATATTCCAATTAGATGCCGGAATGAATCCAAATTTCGAATAATAGCTAGGGTGCCCAAGAACAATCACTGATGTATAGCCAAGCTCACTTGCTTTTTCTATTGCCGTCTTCATTAATCTTGCTCCAATCCCTTGCTTCTGGAATGCCGGCACTACAGAAATTGGTGC contains the following coding sequences:
- a CDS encoding tryptophan-rich sensory protein; translation: MNEITRNQIIVYVAFAIMIGINIFVNVFQLNGYTTGEVSDLHEIYLTPASYTFSIWTVIYLGLLIWLLTFTMRKQQITPTIVWTFVVTCFWNIAWLIAWHYLFFGVAAIILVLHLASVFFLYLLQRRIEISNWYHYPISLYLGWLVVAVTVNILYFLVATVGVQEVAELSYTYLAICILVIFAILQFFIWKDWVIQLVLIWSFIGIIVKNYHDNWVLSFILLLLTVGISALSYFWYKRARAKQKLK
- a CDS encoding GNAT family N-acetyltransferase, which encodes MKINLRQEQETDYPVTEQVIKQAFAHEKMSDQTEHDLVARLRKTDAFIPELSIVAEVDDKLVGQILLSRVTIGERAVESLALAPISVVPAFQKQGIGARLMKTAIEKASELGYTSVIVLGHPSYYSKFGFIPASNWNIKAPYPVPDEAFMALELHEKALKGVKGVVNYSQAFME